The following coding sequences lie in one Bacteroidota bacterium genomic window:
- a CDS encoding UDP-N-acetyl glucosamine 2-epimerase, giving the protein MQKLKVLTVVGTRPEIIRLSRVIAALDRSEAIHHILVHTGQNYDYELNQIFFEDMGIRKPDYFLDAAGANAAATIGQILINIDPILEKEKPDAFLVLGDTNSCLCTIPAKKRHIPIFHMEAGNRCFDQRVPEETNRKIVDHIADINLTYSSIAREYLLREGLPPDRIIKTGSPMYEVLHHYMPKILASDVLSRLGLEKEKYFVVSAHREENINNDKNFYNLLTALNLIAEKYGYPIIVSTHPRTRKRLESVMGNELSANQDAYNPPITDHDSKINPSTTQQLNDSTTQRLNPSTPQPLNPSTPQQLNPLIHFLKPLGFSDYNALQINAFAVLSDSGTISEESSILNFRALNIREAHERPEAMEEASVMMVGLNPERILQGLVQLQYQHTGLNYQQLNDSTTQRINPSTTQPPRNFRPVADYSTPNVSEKVVRIILSYTDYIKRVVWSE; this is encoded by the coding sequence ATGCAAAAACTCAAAGTCCTCACCGTCGTCGGTACCCGCCCCGAGATCATTCGTCTTTCGCGTGTGATTGCCGCACTTGACCGCTCCGAAGCCATTCACCACATACTGGTGCATACCGGGCAAAATTACGACTACGAGCTCAACCAGATATTTTTTGAAGACATGGGCATCCGCAAGCCCGATTACTTTCTGGATGCCGCCGGGGCCAACGCCGCCGCTACCATCGGACAAATCCTCATCAATATAGACCCCATCCTCGAAAAAGAAAAACCCGACGCCTTCCTGGTGCTGGGTGATACCAATTCCTGCCTTTGCACCATACCGGCCAAGAAACGCCATATCCCTATCTTTCATATGGAGGCCGGCAACCGCTGCTTCGACCAGCGCGTGCCCGAGGAGACAAATCGCAAGATTGTTGACCACATCGCCGATATCAACCTCACTTACAGTAGCATAGCTCGCGAATACCTGCTGCGTGAAGGCCTGCCGCCCGACCGCATCATCAAAACCGGCAGCCCCATGTACGAGGTTTTACATCATTACATGCCTAAAATCCTTGCTTCCGATGTCCTGAGTCGCCTTGGGCTGGAAAAGGAAAAATATTTCGTCGTCTCGGCCCATCGCGAAGAAAACATCAACAACGACAAAAACTTCTATAACCTTCTCACCGCCCTCAACCTCATAGCCGAGAAATACGGTTATCCCATCATCGTCTCCACCCACCCCCGCACCCGAAAAAGACTTGAATCAGTAATGGGTAATGAGTTAAGCGCAAATCAGGATGCGTACAACCCACCCATCACCGATCACGACTCAAAAATCAACCCCTCAACAACTCAACAACTCAACGACTCAACAACTCAACGACTCAACCCCTCAACCCCTCAACCCCTCAACCCCTCAACCCCTCAACAACTTAACCCCCTAATCCACTTCCTCAAGCCCCTCGGCTTCTCCGACTATAACGCACTTCAAATCAACGCCTTCGCAGTTCTCTCCGACTCCGGTACCATCTCCGAAGAATCGTCCATCCTCAACTTCCGCGCCCTCAACATCCGCGAAGCCCACGAACGCCCCGAAGCCATGGAAGAAGCCAGTGTGATGATGGTTGGCCTCAATCCCGAACGCATTCTGCAAGGCCTCGTCCAGCTCCAATACCAACACACCGGCTTAAACTACCAACAACTCAACGACTCAACAACTCAACGAATCAACCCATCAACAACTCAACCCCCAAGAAACTTCAGACCCGTAGCAGACTACTCCACGCCCAATGTCTCCGAAAAAGTAGTGCGCATTATCCTAAGTTATACCGATTACATAAAAAGGGTTGTTTGGAGTGAATAA
- a CDS encoding four helix bundle protein: MERDVTRVSSFRDLDVWKKSMELSVDIYRITQSFPSTELYGLTSQLRRAAVSVASNIAEGSGRHSTKEFLQFLNIANGSLAEIETHLELAYRLNYIQSIELQPNINHIRSMIFGLIRSLRKKL, translated from the coding sequence ATGGAAAGGGATGTAACTAGGGTAAGCAGTTTTCGGGATCTGGATGTTTGGAAAAAATCCATGGAACTTTCAGTGGATATCTACAGGATTACCCAATCCTTCCCCAGTACAGAGTTATATGGATTAACATCACAATTGCGCCGGGCTGCAGTTTCAGTGGCGTCAAATATTGCCGAAGGATCAGGGCGTCATTCTACAAAGGAATTTCTTCAATTTCTGAATATTGCCAATGGCTCACTTGCTGAAATAGAAACACATCTGGAACTTGCCTATCGCCTCAATTACATTCAATCAATCGAGTTACAGCCAAACATCAACCATATCAGAAGCATGATATTCGGACTCATCCGCTCACTCCGTAAAAAACTCTAA
- a CDS encoding putative DNA binding domain-containing protein → MIPAKETDQIEFKTTFNESAIETLVAFSNTRGGTVYIGVSDDAEIKGITTGKESLANWVNEVKGKTIPQIIPDCQTIIIDGKIVVLMRVIEYPVKPVCTKGRYFKRVGNSNHLLSISEVVDLHLQSLNSSWDAFPDLIHSLDDISTEKIQASIEAIALNNITIKENPLAFISKYNLLRDNKLTNAAYLLFKRNESSDTTIELGRFQTEI, encoded by the coding sequence ATGATCCCGGCCAAAGAAACTGATCAAATCGAATTCAAAACAACTTTTAATGAATCTGCTATTGAAACTCTGGTAGCCTTTTCAAATACTAGAGGAGGAACTGTTTATATCGGGGTCTCGGATGATGCTGAAATAAAAGGGATAACTACTGGAAAAGAGTCTCTAGCAAATTGGGTCAATGAAGTGAAAGGTAAAACCATTCCACAAATTATACCTGATTGCCAAACTATCATCATTGATGGAAAGATAGTAGTTTTGATGAGAGTGATAGAATATCCGGTGAAGCCTGTGTGCACTAAGGGCAGATATTTTAAACGAGTCGGGAACTCAAATCACCTGTTATCAATTTCAGAAGTTGTTGATCTTCATTTACAATCGCTTAACTCAAGCTGGGATGCGTTCCCTGATCTTATTCATTCATTGGATGATATATCAACAGAAAAGATTCAGGCATCCATCGAAGCAATAGCCCTTAACAACATTACCATCAAAGAGAATCCATTGGCATTCATTTCAAAATACAACCTTTTACGCGACAACAAGCTTACCAACGCTGCTTATCTCTTGTTCAAGAGAAATGAATCATCTGATACTACCATCGAATTGGGGCGATTTCAAACAGAAATAAT
- a CDS encoding NAD-dependent epimerase/dehydratase family protein, whose product MIKIGITGQSGFVGTHLFNTLGLYPDKFERIPFEDTYFQDESKLKRFVNSCDAIVHLAAMNRHNDPQVIYNTNIRLVKQLIAACEATNSTPHILFSSSTQEERDNLYGKSKREGRQLFEQWAHKNNARFTGLIIPNVFGPFGHPYYNSVVATFCHQLTHDETPKIEVDGELKLIYVGELVNEIISNILLHRVSQSHSPCNTVSNSVKPCESKIIPHTSTIIVSDLLKKLEVFKTNYFEKGEIPNLDTAFERNLFNTFLCYIDHPTFFPYHLRLNTDNRGSFVEVVKLNSGGQVSFSTTVPGITRGNHFHTRKAERFAVIKGKARIQLRRIGTDKVMNFDLDGNQPAFVDMPIWHTHNITNTGDEELYTIFWISEHFNPEDADTYFEKV is encoded by the coding sequence ATGATCAAAATAGGCATCACAGGCCAGTCAGGCTTCGTAGGCACGCACCTCTTCAACACCCTGGGGCTTTACCCTGATAAATTCGAACGCATTCCCTTCGAGGACACCTATTTTCAGGATGAGTCAAAGCTGAAACGCTTCGTCAACTCCTGCGACGCCATCGTCCACCTCGCCGCAATGAACCGGCACAACGACCCACAGGTCATTTACAACACCAATATCCGCCTTGTCAAACAACTCATTGCCGCCTGCGAAGCCACCAACTCCACTCCGCATATCCTCTTTTCTTCCTCCACCCAGGAAGAACGCGACAACCTATATGGCAAATCCAAACGCGAGGGACGGCAGCTCTTTGAACAATGGGCACATAAAAACAATGCCCGCTTTACCGGTCTCATCATTCCAAACGTGTTTGGCCCATTCGGTCATCCTTATTATAACTCTGTCGTGGCCACATTCTGTCATCAACTCACCCACGACGAAACACCAAAAATAGAGGTGGATGGAGAACTGAAATTGATTTATGTAGGCGAATTGGTGAATGAGATTATATCCAACATTCTGTTGCACAGGGTCTCACAGAGTCATTCACCGTGTAACACTGTGAGTAACTCTGTGAAACCCTGTGAATCTAAAATCATCCCCCATACCTCAACAATAATAGTTTCGGATTTGCTAAAAAAACTTGAGGTATTCAAAACCAACTACTTCGAAAAGGGAGAAATACCCAACCTCGACACCGCCTTCGAGCGCAACCTGTTTAACACCTTCCTCTGCTACATCGATCACCCTACGTTCTTTCCCTATCACCTGAGGCTAAACACAGACAACCGCGGCAGTTTTGTCGAAGTTGTCAAACTCAACAGCGGAGGCCAGGTAAGTTTTAGCACAACTGTTCCCGGCATCACCCGCGGCAACCACTTCCATACCCGAAAAGCCGAACGCTTCGCTGTCATCAAAGGTAAAGCCCGCATTCAGCTGCGTCGCATTGGCACGGACAAAGTCATGAACTTCGACCTCGACGGCAACCAGCCGGCCTTCGTCGATATGCCCATCTGGCACACGCACAACATCACCAACACAGGCGATGAAGAGCTTTACACCATCTTCTGGATCAGCGAACATTTCAATCCTGAGGATGCAGATACTTATTTTGAGAAAGTTTAG